The region CGGAGAAGTTTTGTGACTTCGGGCGTTTCGCGAGTCCAGTCGGCTTTTACGAGGGCTACGTTTAAGCTATCCATGGCGCGCCTGAAATCTTCACGGTTCAAGACGGCGGCTTCGTTTGCCTTGCAGGTGAGGCACCAGTCGGCGGTAGCGTCAATGAAGACGGTGCGACTGGCCTTGGCAAAATCTTCAATAAGTTCCGGCGTATAGCGGTACCATCCGTCTTCTGTGACGAGTTGAACGGATCTTGCCTTGAATCTCGCATTGACTTCGTCTTCGTATTTAGGGGAGGCGAATGCAAACCAGATTACAAAGAGGAGGATGACGGAACCTCCAACGGCGAGAACTTCGCGGAAAAATGCAACACCCGGCGGGGCGATGTTCCCGATGGCAAAACTCAAAGCGATGCTCAATAGCGAAATGGCGGCAAATATGCCGACGCCAAAGTTGCCGGCCTGTTCGTGCACAATCCACAAGAGCCAAACGACTGTGGCGAGCAAAAGAACGCCCATGATTTTCTGGAGCGTGACCATCCAGGCGCCCGGTTTTGGGAAAACCTTCAAGACTTTCGGGAACGCGCTTACGAGCATGTAGGGGAGCGCAAGTCCAATGCCTGCTGCGGTAAAGAACAGGAAAAGTACGGGGGTCGATGTCGTGAATGCAAAACCCATGGCGGTTCCGAGGAATGGGGCAGAGCATGGCGTGCTGAGCAATACGAGGAGTGCGCCGGTAAAGAAAGCGCCTGCAAAACCTTGCTTTCGGCTCGTGAAATCCATGCGAGTTGTTGCGCTTCCGGGAATCCAAATTTCGAAAACTCCAAAGAAGCTCATGGCAAAAGCCGTGAGGATTACAACCATGAATGCGATGAATCCTGCGCTCTGGAACTGCATTCCCCAACCCGCGTTTCCGCCGCCAGCCTTGATTATTGCAACAATACCTGCGAGAACCCAGAAACTGGTGAGAATGCCTGCGGTTGTGGCGATGCCTAAAGTAAGGAGGCGCTTTCTGCTTTCGCCAGCTTGCTTGATGAGGCTAAAAAGCTTGAGCGAAAGGACCGGCAAAACGCACGGCATGAGGTTCAAGATGATGCCGCCAAGCAGTGCCGACAAAAGTAAAATCAGTGTGCCTGCGAAACTTTCTTCGGCAAAATGTTCTTGTGTAGTTTCTGGGGCGCTTTGGATGTCGTTATCGTTTTTTTTTAAGGGTACCGA is a window of Fibrobacter succinogenes DNA encoding:
- a CDS encoding thioredoxin family protein — its product is MNNMPPPEASLHYSAGALAKGSSVTVDITIPDNWHVNANVAADEFLKPSSIEISAQGIHFGEPKWPEPLKEYSEALDLENLVFKGHFQIMLPIEDIDAKYDSLTTSATFHYQACDNSICLAPSKVTFGVNTTEFAKKSSLQSVPLKKNDNDIQSAPETTQEHFAEESFAGTLILLLSALLGGIILNLMPCVLPVLSLKLFSLIKQAGESRKRLLTLGIATTAGILTSFWVLAGIVAIIKAGGGNAGWGMQFQSAGFIAFMVVILTAFAMSFFGVFEIWIPGSATTRMDFTSRKQGFAGAFFTGALLVLLSTPCSAPFLGTAMGFAFTTSTPVLFLFFTAAGIGLALPYMLVSAFPKVLKVFPKPGAWMVTLQKIMGVLLLATVVWLLWIVHEQAGNFGVGIFAAISLLSIALSFAIGNIAPPGVAFFREVLAVGGSVILLFVIWFAFASPKYEDEVNARFKARSVQLVTEDGWYRYTPELIEDFAKASRTVFIDATADWCLTCKANEAAVLNREDFRRAMDSLNVALVKADWTRETPEVTKLLRSMGKSGVPAYAIYPAGDKSKQIVLPELLTTGAIVEKIVGSGK